Proteins from a genomic interval of Salvelinus alpinus chromosome 7, SLU_Salpinus.1, whole genome shotgun sequence:
- the LOC139581738 gene encoding ganglioside GM2 activator-like, which yields MKNCIAAVITLCIVMQVNGALDFEKTRTAYSAKIFGFSWENCGKPDDPAVLKTLALSPDPITVPGDLTASASGNTTVELAAPLAVNVTLEKEVAGFWVKIPCLEEIGSCHYTDGCDLLNQLIPPGQDCPEPLHTYGIPCHCPFKAGVYTLPESDFYLPDIDLPYWLTNGHYRVQGVLGAMEKELGCLKITFSVHSNY from the exons ATGAAGAACTGTATTGCTGCTGTGATAACACTATGCATTGTAATGCAGGTGAATGGTGCTTTGGATTTCGAGAAAACGCGCACGGCATATTCTGCAAAG ATCTTTGGGTTCTCATGGGAGAACTGCGGTAAGCCAGACGACCCAGCGGTTCTGAAGACCCTAGCCCTGTCCCCGGATCCCATCACAGTTCCAGGGGACCTGACGGCCAGTGCGTCCGGGAACACAACGGTCGAGCTGGCCGCTCCCCTCGCT GTGAATGTGACGCTGGAGAAGGAGGTGGCAGGGTTCTGGGTCAAGATCCCATGTCTGGAAGAGATAGGGAGCTGTCATTACACAGACGGCTGTGACCTGCTCAACCAGCTGATACCGCCAGGACAGGACTGTCCTGAACCTCTTCACACCTACGGCATCCCCTGCCACTGTCCCTTTAAAGCT GGGGTATACACACTACCAGAGTCAGACTTCTACCTCCCTGACATTGACCTGCCTTACTGGCTGACCAACGGACACTACAGAGTACAAGGAGTGCTGGGAGCTATGGAGAAAGAACTGGGCTGCCTCAAAATCACCTTCTCTGTCCACTCTAATTACTAA